In Nocardia sp. XZ_19_385, the sequence ACCATGGCGCACGCGGGCTGCGGCAGATATGGATCGGTTCACCCTGCTCGTCGTTGTCGATGTCGAGGCCGTTATCGATGTGGCCTGCGGGCCGGCAGTCGGCAAAGAACTGGGTGAGCCGGTCGGTGTCGATACCGACGGTGATCACTTCGGATGCGGTGTCACTCGGTGGGCCCCACCACCAGTACGCATTGTGACCGGAGTGTGGCGTCGGCAGGTTGTGGGCCGCACCGAAGCGTTCGATGGCGCCCGCCTCACCGTAGTTCGCGGTGAGGATGGCGATGGAGGGCCCGAGACCACTGCGGACTTGGCCGATCTGCCGCACGAATTCGGGCCAGCCGACGGTCTCTCCGGCGTCGTAGTTGACGGCGAGGACCGGGGAATCGTTCAACGCCGACACCGGAAGCACCGGCAGGAACAACAGCGCCGAACCCACGGCATTCACCGCGACGACAGAACCCATTGCGACCCAACGGATTCGGCTTCGCGCCAACCACTCCGCGACCGGCACCGCGGCGGCGGCCAGCAGGATCGGGTACATCCCGCCCAGGTAGTACGCCTTCCCGCCGGTCGCCAGGAAGACCACGAACAACAGCACATAACTCACCGCGAACGCGCGATACCGGGGCGCCCGCCACAAACGCCACAGCCCGAACACCCACAGCGGCACCAGCAACGGCCCCATCAAACCGAACTGCAAGACCACGAACTCGATCGGCGAATCCGAAGTCCCCGACGACCCGCCCGCGATCGCGCGGCTCAACTCCCACTGCGGCCACCCATTGCCGCCCTGCCACGCCAGATACGGCAGCCAGATCAGCCCGGCGATGCCAACAGAGGCCGGAAAGTACCTGGTGGAGAACACTTTCCGCGGACCGACCAAAGTTAGCGCAATCGTGAGGGCGAGCACCGGGAAGATCACCAGCACCTTGTTCTGCAAACCGACACCCACCACCACCCCGATCACCAGCCACCAGCGCCGGTCGGCGTCATTCACCACCTTCAGCACCAGCAGAACGACCAGCGCCCACGCAGCTAGATCGAACACCGCGGTGCTCAGCATGTGCCCAACACCCAGCACCATCGCCGCGCTGGCTACCGCCCCCGAGGCCAACGCTTGCGCCGCCCGTCCCCCGCCGAGTTCTCGCGCCATCCAGCCCGTGCACAGCACCACCAGCGTGGCCGCGGCAATAGCCGGAACTCTGAGCGATACAAGCGATTCCGCATCGATAGCGGACAGCACCCGAGCCACCAACGGCGTCAGCGGCGGCTGATCCGCATACCCCCACTCCAGTCGCCGCCCCGCGGCCAGAAAATAGAGCTCGTCACGGTGATAGCCGTAACGGTTCGCGAACGCTGCCAGTACGGCGGCGAAAGCCCCTGCCACCCAGTACATTCGGCCACTGTCCCACACCGCGCGGTGGCCCGCGACCACCTTCGCGGCATGGGTACGGGTCCGCGCGCAAACCCCGCCGACCAGGCGCTGCGCACTATTGCCGGCCACAGCGATACCCGCCCCGGTGCCGTGATCGGAAACAACGGCGTATGCTGCGCCTCGACGCAGTTCTTACCGAGGAGTAAGATAGACTTACTCCGCAGTAAGATAGCTGGGACAAGACCTCACCCCACCCACCCGAGAAAACAGGTGATGATGAGCACTCGAGACAGCGCAACGACGCGACGTCAAGACACGTCCGCAGTCGGCCTCAGCCACCCCAAGCGGGACTGGATGGGGGCGGCGATGCGGGTCATGACGACCATTACCGGGTCGGAGCTCGCCGAGAAGTACAACCTGCGCAAGCCGATCGAGCGAGTCACCTACGAGGGCACGAAGACCGGTTTCCGCACCCTGGGCGCCGCGACCCGCGTGTTCAACAAGGTCGCCGGCGGCGGCGCGCCGAAGCGGTTGCCGGAGAACGAGTCCAAGAAGAAGGACCTCTTCGACATCACTCCGTCCGAAGAGCAGCAGATGATCGTCGAGACGGTGAAGGAATTCGCCGCCGAGATCCTGCGCCCAGCCGCCTACGAAGCCGATGCCGCCGCCAAGGCCCCGCGTGACCTGCTGGAACGCGCCGCCGAGCTCGGCATCACCCTGATCAATGTGCCCGAGGAGCTCGAAGGCGCGGCCTCCGAGCGGGGCGCGGTCACCAACTCGATCGTCGCCGAGGCGCTCGCGCACGGCGATATGGGTCTGGCGCTGCCGATCCTGGCGCCCTCCGGTGTCGCGGTCGCGCTGGCACAGTGGGGCACCGACGCCCAGCAGAAGACCTACCTCCCGGCCTTCACCGGCGAGAGCGTGCCGCAGGCCTCGGTCGTGATCAGCGAGCCGCGCGCCCTGTTCGACCCGTTCGCGCTGCAGACCAAGGCCACCCGCTCGCCCAGCGGCTACCGTCTCAGCGGCGTGAAGTCCCTGGTCCCGGCCGCCGCGGACGCCGAACTATTCTTGGTCGCCGCCGAGCTCGACGGCCGCCCGGCGATCTTCATCGTCGAGTCGGACGCCCCCGGCCTGGTCGTGGAGGCCGACCCGAGCATGGGTCTGCGCGCCGCGGGCATCGGCCGTCTGCTCCTCAACAATGTCGCGGTCGGCACCGACGCCATCCTGGGCGACGGTGACTCGAAGTCCCGCGCCGAGGATTACGCCGACGCGGTGCGCCTGGCGCGCCTGGGCTGGGCCTCGCTCGCCGCGGGCACCGGCCAGGCCGTGCTCGACTACGTGATCCCTTACGTGAACGAGCGTGAGGCGTTCGGCGAACCGATCTCGCACCGGCAGGCGGTTGCCTTCATGGTCGCCAACATGGCCATCGAGCTCGACGGTCTCCGTCTCGTGACCCTGCGGGGTGCGTCACGCGCGGAGCAGGGCTTGTCGTTCGGTCGCGAGGCGGCGCTGGCCCGCAAGCTGGCCACGGACAAGGGCATGCAGATCGGCCTGGACGGCGTGCAGCTGCTCGGCGGTCACGGCTTCACCAAGGAACACCCGGTCGAGCGCTGGTACCGCGATCTGCGGGCCGTCGGCGTCGCCGAAGGTGTCGTGCTCATCTAACCGGCCCGTTCCTTACTTCCAGGAGAATTCCTCATGATCAACCTCGAACTCCCCAAGAAGCTGCGGGCCAGCGCCAACCAGGCGCATCAGGTCGCGCAGGAGATCTTCCGTCCGATCTCGCGCAAGTACGACCTCGGCGAGCACGATTACCCGGTCGAGCTGGACACCATGGCCGCCATGGTGGAAGGCCTCGCCGACTCGGGCACCCAGAAGATCGGCGGCGCGGCCGGTGGCCGTTCCGACGAGGACGAGCACGCCACCGAACTGCTCGGAAACAGCAACGGCGGCAACATGTCCGCGCTGCTGAACGCCCTGGAGACCTCCTGGGGTGATGTCGGCCTGATGCTGTCGATCCCCTACCAGGGCCTGGGTAACGCCGCCATCGCCGCGGTCGCCACCGATGAGCAGCTGGAGCGTTTCGGCAAGGTGTGGGCCGCCATGGCGA encodes:
- a CDS encoding glycosyltransferase family 39 protein, with protein sequence MAGNSAQRLVGGVCARTRTHAAKVVAGHRAVWDSGRMYWVAGAFAAVLAAFANRYGYHRDELYFLAAGRRLEWGYADQPPLTPLVARVLSAIDAESLVSLRVPAIAAATLVVLCTGWMARELGGGRAAQALASGAVASAAMVLGVGHMLSTAVFDLAAWALVVLLVLKVVNDADRRWWLVIGVVVGVGLQNKVLVIFPVLALTIALTLVGPRKVFSTRYFPASVGIAGLIWLPYLAWQGGNGWPQWELSRAIAGGSSGTSDSPIEFVVLQFGLMGPLLVPLWVFGLWRLWRAPRYRAFAVSYVLLFVVFLATGGKAYYLGGMYPILLAAAAVPVAEWLARSRIRWVAMGSVVAVNAVGSALLFLPVLPVSALNDSPVLAVNYDAGETVGWPEFVRQIGQVRSGLGPSIAILTANYGEAGAIERFGAAHNLPTPHSGHNAYWWWGPPSDTASEVITVGIDTDRLTQFFADCRPAGHIDNGLDIDNDEQGEPIHICRSPRAPWSDLWPQAKHLG
- a CDS encoding acyl-CoA dehydrogenase family protein encodes the protein MMMSTRDSATTRRQDTSAVGLSHPKRDWMGAAMRVMTTITGSELAEKYNLRKPIERVTYEGTKTGFRTLGAATRVFNKVAGGGAPKRLPENESKKKDLFDITPSEEQQMIVETVKEFAAEILRPAAYEADAAAKAPRDLLERAAELGITLINVPEELEGAASERGAVTNSIVAEALAHGDMGLALPILAPSGVAVALAQWGTDAQQKTYLPAFTGESVPQASVVISEPRALFDPFALQTKATRSPSGYRLSGVKSLVPAAADAELFLVAAELDGRPAIFIVESDAPGLVVEADPSMGLRAAGIGRLLLNNVAVGTDAILGDGDSKSRAEDYADAVRLARLGWASLAAGTGQAVLDYVIPYVNEREAFGEPISHRQAVAFMVANMAIELDGLRLVTLRGASRAEQGLSFGREAALARKLATDKGMQIGLDGVQLLGGHGFTKEHPVERWYRDLRAVGVAEGVVLI